DNA sequence from the Methanolobus sp. ZRKC5 genome:
GTCTTCTGGTGTGGTGATCTGTATTCTGCTCGAAACTGTAAGCTGCCTTGATGATGGCATTCTCATCGAAGTGCTTGCCTATTATTTGCAGTCCAACAGGCATGTCGCCTGCAAATCCACATGGTACTGAGATGGATGGTACACCTGCAAGGTTCATCGGTACCGTGTTGACATCTGAGAGGTAAAGTGAAAGTGGGTCCTCTATCTTCTCTCCTATCTTGAATGCCGGTGCTGGCATGGTTGGTGCCATAAGCACATCAACATTTGCAAGAGCCTTATCAAAGTCCTGCTTCACAAGGGTCCTTACCTTGAGTGCTTTAAGATAGTATTTGTCATGGTAACCTGCTGAAAGTGCGTAGGTTCCAAGCAATACCCTGCGCTTGACCTCGGTTCCAAAACCTTCTGCACGGGTCTTTGATGCCATTACGTGCCAGTTTTCTCCATCTGCACGGTGTCCGAATCTGGTTCCGTCAAAACGTGCAAGGTTGGATGAGGCTTCGCTCATGGCTATAATATAATAAGATGCAAGTGCGTATTTTGTGTGTGGCATGGATACCTTCTCGTAAGTAGCTCCCATGTCCTCAAATATGCTGATGGCATTCCACACAGACTTCTCGACATCCTTGTCGATACCCTCACCGAAGTACTCATCAGGTACACCGATCTTCATTCCTTTTACATCATCTTTCAGGGCATTGCTGTATGTGTTTTCCCTGTTGATGGATGTGCTGTCCCTTTGATCGTATCCTGCGACAACATCCATAATTGTCGCAATGTCTGCTACATTTGTTGCCAGAGGGCCAATTTGTTCCAGTGAGTTTGCGTAAGAGATGAGTCCGTACCTTGAGATACATCCGTAAGTTGGTTTGAGTCCCACTACGCCACAGTAAGCTGCCGGACATCTGACCGACCCACCGGTGTCTGAGCCAAGTGATATGGGTGCCTCGCCTGCTGCAACAACAGCGGCACTGCCACCTGATGAGCCGCCTGGTACTCTGTCAAGGTCCCATGGGTTGAATGTGGGTCCGTAGCAGCTGGATTCGGTGGAAGTTCCCATGGCAAATTCATCCATGTTGGTCTTTCCGAGAATTACTGCGCCTGCTTCCTTCAATCTCTCGATAACGTGTGCATCGTATGGTGGCACGTATCCCTGCAATATCTTAGATGAACAGGTTGTGGAGAGTCCTTTTGTGGATATGTTTTCCTTAATAGCGATAGGCACTCCTGCAAGGGGTCCTTCGTGGCCGTTTGAGTCTATTTCACGAGCAACATTTATTGCCTCGTCCCATACAGTTGTGAATCCATTTATCTTACTCTTGCCGATGGCCTCGATGTAGGTTGCTGTGACCTCTTCGGCTGAAGAGTCTGCAATTCTTTGCTTTATGTTTGAAATATCAGTCCATGCTGTCATTTGCACACCTCACATGATCCTTGGGGCTTTGAAATTGCCTTCCTGCTTGTTCTCTGTGTTTGCAAGCACGTCTTCCTGTGGCATGGATGGCTTAACAACATCTTCCCTGAATACGTTCATAATGTCTGCAACATGGTATGTAGGTGGCACATCTTCGGTATCAACCTCATCGAGCTGCCCGAAATATTCCAGCACGGAGTTGAGCTTCTGCGCATAAGCATCGGATTCTTTCTCATCGATCTCGATGCGTGCGAGCCAGCCTACGTGTTCTACTTCTTCTTTAGTGATCATCGTAAGTTCCTCGAATTTGAAATAGAGTAATATGTATAGATATTTAAGTGTTAGAAAAGCAAATGATTATATTAAAAATGTTGGTTAAAGAAACTGATTTTAGATTTCTTTAACCTGTCAATGCACGTAACTATTGAAACCATGAAATGGTTAATATTCATGCACAATCCTGACAGGTATATTAGATTATATATTTTAATTGTTTGAGTAGTTCTACAGAACGGATTTTTGTTAAGTTGATGTTTTTCTTATTTCACCGTCAGCTATACAAAGATGGTTGTATCTACAACTATTGTAAGTTGCACATACAACTATTAGAGTTTAAAAAATCTATTAAAGGGGAGCATAAGACTGTGTATACTAAATTCGTTGGAAAACACATTTCATATCTCCACAGATATGCTCGTAGATATTATGACAAAGAATTGGAGCCCTACGGTTTTGGAGGTGCACAACTCCGTATTTTGATGCCCCTCTACAAAATGGATGGTATTAATCAGGGATCACTTGCTCAGATAATAAAGGTAGATAAGACCACAATTGCAAGAACTATAAAAAAATTAATTGATGGTGGTTATATTTTAAGGCAGGTCGACGAAAATGATAGACGCTCATATCGTATTTTTCTGACGGAGAAAGGAAAATCAATAGAACCTGAAATGATGAAGATATTCACGAAATGGGAGGAGAATCTCTTATTCAAATTTGACGTTGATCAAAGAAAAGAGATTCTAAAATTAATTGAAATTATGCATATGAATGCATCCGATATTGTGGATGATGCTAGTTGAATTTTAACTTTAAAAATACATATCATATAAATTTAAAAGGTGACGGATATGCCTCATGTAATGGAACTTTTAGGAAAGACGAGAGTTGTTGTAAAAGATGGTAAAGTGGTAGAAGTAGGGGAACCTATGGTCGATTGGTGTCCTTTATTTGATAAAATGCGTGGAATAAAAAAAATCACTAAAGATGCGGTCAGGGAAAATATGGAATTCCGCATAAAGGATTTCGGCATGTTCACAGATGATAGGATACTGGAGCATGAGGTCTTTGTTGGATTTGGGGCATCAGAAGTTATGATGACCGGTCTTCGAAGAGACTTTCTTGATACGACAGTAACCGTTTGTGAGGGTGCAGGAACCGTTATCACCAATAACCCAACCCTTGTTCAGGGAATGAGTGCCAGGATGTCAGGACTTGTCGAAACAGAGCCTATTGATGGTATCATCAATGGAATCGGAGAGATGGGAGGAGTTATCCTTGATCCATCTTCTGCAATTATCGACCCGGTAGCTGGTGTGGAGAAGGCAGCACAACTTGGTTATAAGAGAATTGCAGTTTCTGCCGTTGACCCAAATACTGCAAAGAAACTTCGTGAAGTTGAAGCTGAACTTGATCTGGAGCTTATAATAATCGGTGCACATACCACAGGTCTTAGCAGGGAGGATGCACTTGAACTCATTAATT
Encoded proteins:
- the gatA gene encoding Asp-tRNA(Asn)/Glu-tRNA(Gln) amidotransferase subunit GatA, which produces MTAWTDISNIKQRIADSSAEEVTATYIEAIGKSKINGFTTVWDEAINVAREIDSNGHEGPLAGVPIAIKENISTKGLSTTCSSKILQGYVPPYDAHVIERLKEAGAVILGKTNMDEFAMGTSTESSCYGPTFNPWDLDRVPGGSSGGSAAVVAAGEAPISLGSDTGGSVRCPAAYCGVVGLKPTYGCISRYGLISYANSLEQIGPLATNVADIATIMDVVAGYDQRDSTSINRENTYSNALKDDVKGMKIGVPDEYFGEGIDKDVEKSVWNAISIFEDMGATYEKVSMPHTKYALASYYIIAMSEASSNLARFDGTRFGHRADGENWHVMASKTRAEGFGTEVKRRVLLGTYALSAGYHDKYYLKALKVRTLVKQDFDKALANVDVLMAPTMPAPAFKIGEKIEDPLSLYLSDVNTVPMNLAGVPSISVPCGFAGDMPVGLQIIGKHFDENAIIKAAYSFEQNTDHHTRRPPEVA
- the gatC gene encoding Asp-tRNA(Asn)/Glu-tRNA(Gln) amidotransferase subunit GatC, with amino-acid sequence MITKEEVEHVGWLARIEIDEKESDAYAQKLNSVLEYFGQLDEVDTEDVPPTYHVADIMNVFREDVVKPSMPQEDVLANTENKQEGNFKAPRIM
- a CDS encoding MarR family transcriptional regulator, translating into MYTKFVGKHISYLHRYARRYYDKELEPYGFGGAQLRILMPLYKMDGINQGSLAQIIKVDKTTIARTIKKLIDGGYILRQVDENDRRSYRIFLTEKGKSIEPEMMKIFTKWEENLLFKFDVDQRKEILKLIEIMHMNASDIVDDAS
- a CDS encoding methanogenesis marker 8 protein, which encodes MPHVMELLGKTRVVVKDGKVVEVGEPMVDWCPLFDKMRGIKKITKDAVRENMEFRIKDFGMFTDDRILEHEVFVGFGASEVMMTGLRRDFLDTTVTVCEGAGTVITNNPTLVQGMSARMSGLVETEPIDGIINGIGEMGGVILDPSSAIIDPVAGVEKAAQLGYKRIAVSAVDPNTAKKLREVEAELDLELIIIGAHTTGLSREDALELINYVDIITGCASKAIRDVIKPLAQVGTAVPLFAVTQKGKELLLERAKEVESPILINTMALPALPEHKQPRGMI